Proteins encoded by one window of Brevibacterium atlanticum:
- a CDS encoding M16 family metallopeptidase has product MTLTTEYMPGLASETIGIWVAAGSRDESAETAGSTHFLEHMLFKGTGSRDAKSIAAAFDRTGGDSNAITAKELTCYYSRCLVTDLPNITGLLIDMVSNSQLDADEFERERGVIIEELAMSADDPGDVLFDDFDALVFGQHSLARPVGATKEQIRVLGHHTVIDHYASTYVPPRLVIAAAGGTTHEDVLTMVEDALAEAGLGSRADVWSGAGAGAESSLGGAASVAGAGPESSLGGATSVAKGSHLGGAARVRPEFHSGTSHTVKDIEQLGIMLGCEGLEEGHEDRFIYSVMLTMLGGGMSSRLFQSVREERGLAYAVNCVASQFTDTGTFGIYAGCTAENAQAVVDLALAEWNRLAQEAPSRFELDEIVSQLSGSMVLGLESSAARMNRLARSEIFGLPLEAPLDLIERVRSVTSEQVSEMAGRLLARPKALAMVGPAAEVALP; this is encoded by the coding sequence TTGACGCTGACCACCGAATACATGCCGGGCCTGGCCTCGGAGACGATCGGCATCTGGGTCGCCGCGGGATCCCGTGACGAATCCGCCGAGACCGCAGGCTCCACCCACTTCCTCGAACATATGCTGTTCAAGGGAACGGGGTCGCGGGATGCGAAGTCGATCGCTGCGGCCTTCGACCGCACCGGCGGGGACTCGAACGCGATCACCGCGAAGGAGCTCACCTGCTACTACTCGCGGTGCCTGGTCACTGACCTGCCGAACATCACCGGGCTGCTCATCGACATGGTCTCGAACTCACAGCTCGATGCTGACGAGTTCGAACGCGAGCGCGGTGTCATCATCGAAGAGCTCGCGATGTCGGCCGATGATCCCGGCGATGTGCTCTTCGACGACTTCGATGCCCTCGTCTTCGGTCAGCATTCGCTGGCCCGTCCCGTAGGGGCGACGAAGGAGCAGATCCGCGTGCTCGGGCATCATACGGTCATCGATCATTACGCCTCGACGTATGTTCCGCCGAGGCTGGTCATCGCGGCCGCCGGAGGAACGACCCACGAAGACGTGCTGACGATGGTCGAGGACGCCCTCGCCGAGGCGGGGCTCGGGTCCCGTGCCGACGTCTGGTCGGGCGCGGGGGCGGGCGCGGAATCCTCGCTTGGTGGGGCCGCCTCGGTGGCCGGTGCCGGTCCGGAATCCTCGCTCGGCGGAGCCACCTCGGTGGCGAAGGGATCGCACCTGGGCGGGGCCGCACGTGTGCGTCCGGAGTTCCACTCGGGGACCTCCCACACCGTCAAGGACATCGAACAGCTGGGGATCATGCTCGGCTGCGAGGGCCTGGAGGAAGGCCACGAGGACCGGTTCATCTACTCGGTCATGCTCACGATGCTCGGCGGTGGAATGTCCTCGCGACTGTTCCAGAGCGTGCGCGAGGAGCGTGGACTGGCCTATGCCGTGAACTGTGTGGCCAGCCAGTTCACCGATACGGGAACCTTCGGCATCTACGCCGGATGCACAGCCGAGAACGCGCAGGCCGTCGTCGATCTGGCATTGGCCGAATGGAACCGGTTGGCGCAGGAGGCTCCGAGCCGGTTCGAGCTCGACGAGATCGTGTCCCAGCTGTCCGGTTCGATGGTCCTCGGGCTCGAGTCCTCGGCCGCGCGGATGAATCGATTGGCACGGTCGGAGATCTTCGGTCTGCCGCTCGAGGCCCCGCTGGATCTCATCGAACGCGTCCGCTCTGTCACGTCGGAGCAGGTCAGCGAGATGGCCGGCCGCCTGCTGGCCCGGCCCAAGGCGTTGGCCATGGTCGGCCCCGCTGCCGAGGTCGCACTGCCCTGA
- a CDS encoding polyribonucleotide nucleotidyltransferase — MGLNPESAVAHIDNGSFGSHTIRFETGRLAQQAAGSAVAYLDDDTMLLSATSAGKNPREGFDFFPLTVDVEERMYAAGRIPGSFFRREGRPSTDAILTCRLIDRPLRPSFVKGLRNEVQVVVTVMSVNPDHLYDALAINAASMSTQLSGLPFSGPIGGVRIALIDGQWVAFPNHSQLEDAVFNMVVAGRVVGDDVAIMMVEAEATDNAIDKIKTGAKAPTEEVVAEGLEAAKPFIAELCRAQSELADRAAKPTVEFPVFRDYEDDVYEAVKELGEAKQTENFQIADKQERDAAGSALLDELLEKLGERFEGREKEIANALNALTKQVVRKRILTDQIRIDGRGLKDIRPLTAETNVIPRVHGSALFERGETQILGITTLNMLKLEQQIDSLSPVTSKRYIHHYNFPPYSTGETGRVGSPKRREIGHGALAERALVPVLPKREDFPYAIREVSEALGSNGSTSMGSVCASTLAMLSAGVPLQAPVAGIAMGLVSDVISTDQGEQTAYAALTDILGAEDAFGDMDFKVAGTRDFVTAIQLDTKLDGLPASVLGAALKQAREARMVILDVIADAIDAPAEMAPTAPRIISVNIPVDKIGEVIGPKGKMINQIQEDTGADISIEDDGTVLIGATDGPAAEAARSMINAIANPQVPEVGERYLGTVVKTMSFGAFVSLTPGKDGLLHISELRKLNDGKRVEDVEDVVGVGQKVQVEITKIDDRGKLSLAPVTEDSDESESNDEGSDN; from the coding sequence GTGGGACTCAACCCTGAATCCGCCGTTGCCCATATCGACAACGGCAGCTTCGGTTCGCACACCATCCGTTTCGAGACCGGACGCCTTGCTCAGCAGGCCGCCGGATCCGCCGTCGCCTATCTCGACGACGACACCATGCTGCTCTCGGCCACGTCGGCCGGCAAGAACCCCCGTGAGGGTTTCGACTTCTTCCCCCTGACCGTCGACGTCGAAGAGCGCATGTACGCCGCGGGGCGCATCCCCGGTTCGTTCTTCCGCCGCGAGGGACGCCCCTCGACCGATGCGATCCTCACCTGCCGTCTCATCGACCGCCCGCTGCGCCCGTCCTTCGTCAAGGGCCTGCGCAACGAGGTCCAGGTCGTCGTCACCGTGATGTCGGTCAACCCCGATCACCTCTACGACGCCCTGGCCATCAACGCGGCCTCGATGTCGACCCAGCTGTCGGGTCTGCCGTTCTCCGGCCCCATCGGTGGTGTGCGCATCGCGCTCATCGACGGCCAGTGGGTCGCCTTCCCGAACCACTCGCAGCTCGAGGACGCCGTGTTCAATATGGTCGTCGCCGGTCGCGTGGTCGGTGACGACGTCGCCATCATGATGGTCGAGGCCGAGGCCACTGACAACGCCATCGACAAGATCAAGACCGGCGCCAAGGCCCCCACCGAGGAGGTCGTGGCCGAAGGTCTCGAAGCCGCCAAGCCCTTCATCGCCGAGCTGTGCCGCGCACAGTCCGAACTCGCCGATCGTGCCGCGAAGCCGACCGTCGAATTCCCCGTCTTCCGCGACTACGAGGACGACGTCTACGAAGCGGTGAAGGAACTCGGCGAGGCGAAGCAGACCGAGAACTTCCAGATCGCCGACAAGCAGGAGCGCGATGCCGCCGGTTCCGCCCTCCTCGACGAACTCCTCGAAAAGCTCGGGGAGCGCTTCGAAGGCCGTGAGAAGGAGATCGCAAACGCGCTCAACGCTCTGACCAAGCAGGTCGTGCGCAAGCGCATCCTCACCGACCAGATCCGCATCGACGGTCGTGGGCTCAAGGACATCCGTCCGCTCACCGCCGAGACCAACGTCATCCCGCGTGTGCACGGTTCGGCACTGTTCGAGCGTGGCGAGACCCAGATTCTCGGCATCACGACGCTCAACATGCTCAAGCTCGAGCAGCAGATCGATTCTCTGTCGCCCGTGACCAGCAAACGCTACATCCACCACTACAACTTCCCGCCCTACTCGACCGGTGAGACCGGCCGTGTGGGCAGCCCGAAGCGCCGAGAGATCGGCCACGGTGCACTCGCCGAGCGCGCCCTGGTCCCGGTCCTGCCCAAGCGCGAGGACTTCCCGTACGCGATCCGTGAGGTCTCCGAGGCCCTCGGTTCGAACGGTTCGACCTCGATGGGCTCGGTCTGCGCCTCGACCCTGGCCATGCTCTCGGCCGGTGTGCCGCTGCAGGCACCGGTGGCCGGCATCGCCATGGGACTCGTCTCCGACGTCATCTCCACCGACCAGGGTGAGCAGACCGCATACGCGGCTCTGACCGACATCCTCGGTGCCGAGGACGCCTTCGGCGACATGGACTTCAAGGTCGCTGGAACCCGGGACTTCGTCACCGCGATCCAGCTGGACACGAAGCTCGACGGCCTGCCCGCCTCGGTGCTCGGTGCCGCGCTCAAGCAGGCCCGCGAGGCCCGCATGGTCATCCTCGACGTCATCGCCGATGCGATCGACGCTCCTGCCGAGATGGCACCGACGGCTCCGCGGATCATCTCCGTGAACATCCCCGTCGACAAGATCGGTGAGGTCATCGGTCCCAAGGGCAAGATGATCAACCAGATCCAGGAGGACACGGGCGCGGACATCAGCATCGAAGACGACGGCACCGTCCTCATCGGCGCCACCGACGGACCGGCCGCCGAGGCCGCCCGTTCGATGATCAACGCGATCGCGAACCCGCAGGTCCCCGAGGTCGGCGAACGCTACCTCGGCACCGTGGTCAAGACGATGAGCTTCGGCGCCTTCGTCTCCCTGACCCCGGGCAAGGACGGTCTGCTGCACATCTCCGAGCTGCGCAAGCTCAACGACGGCAAGCGCGTCGAGGACGTCGAGGACGTCGTCGGCGTGGGTCAGAAGGTCCAGGTCGAGATCACGAAGATCGACGACCGCGGCAAGCTCTCGCTCGCCCCGGTCACCGAGGACTCCGATGAGTCCGAGTCGAACGACGAGGGATCAGACAACTGA
- the rpsO gene encoding 30S ribosomal protein S15 encodes MALDTAVKQEIIKEYGTHEGDTGSPEVQVALLTRRISDLTEHFKDHKHDHHSRRGLLLLVGQRRRMLKYLQKVDIERYRSLIKRLGLRR; translated from the coding sequence ATGGCTCTCGACACTGCTGTGAAGCAAGAGATCATCAAGGAATACGGAACTCACGAGGGCGACACCGGTTCTCCTGAGGTTCAGGTCGCACTGCTGACCCGCCGGATCTCGGATCTCACCGAACACTTCAAGGATCACAAGCACGACCACCACTCGCGTCGTGGCCTGCTGCTGCTCGTCGGTCAGCGTCGCCGGATGCTCAAGTACCTGCAGAAGGTCGACATCGAGCGCTACCGTTCGCTCATCAAGCGCCTCGGCCTGCGCCGCTGA
- a CDS encoding bifunctional riboflavin kinase/FAD synthetase, whose amino-acid sequence MKLYHGLDEVDVDDVGTVVTLGNFDGVHRGHQTVLAAVAARAREEGLASIAMTFDPHPRTVHRPEDPTVMITSSGQKAELIAATGIDALLIQPYDLDFAAQTPEEFVRTYFVEALKARIVVVGDDVRFGRDNEGTIETLRRLGDDYGFRTETIDEVGRGGRYSSSRIREQLTSGDVAEAADQLGRYHAVHGTVVHGDARGRDLGFPTANLSDDHSGLVPADGVYAGRATFSGEGQSYPAAISVGTNPTFQGSSRRVEAYVLDKEFGEFDVYDREMTLEFVARIRGQVAFTGMDDLIVQMHEDIADVREVLHT is encoded by the coding sequence GTGAAGCTGTATCACGGACTCGATGAGGTCGACGTCGACGATGTCGGCACCGTCGTCACCCTCGGCAACTTCGACGGCGTCCACCGCGGACACCAGACTGTCCTGGCAGCCGTCGCCGCCCGCGCCCGGGAAGAGGGACTGGCGTCGATCGCGATGACCTTCGACCCCCACCCGCGCACCGTCCACCGGCCCGAGGACCCGACCGTGATGATCACGAGCAGCGGGCAGAAGGCCGAACTCATCGCCGCCACCGGCATCGACGCCCTCCTCATCCAGCCCTACGACCTCGACTTCGCCGCCCAGACGCCCGAGGAATTCGTCCGCACCTACTTCGTCGAGGCACTCAAGGCGCGCATCGTCGTCGTCGGCGACGACGTCCGCTTCGGGCGCGACAACGAAGGCACCATCGAGACGCTGCGCCGCCTCGGCGACGATTACGGCTTCCGCACCGAGACGATCGACGAAGTCGGGCGCGGGGGACGGTATTCGTCCTCCCGGATCCGCGAACAGCTCACCTCAGGTGACGTCGCCGAGGCGGCCGATCAGCTCGGCCGCTACCACGCCGTCCACGGTACCGTCGTCCACGGTGACGCCCGCGGACGTGACCTCGGATTCCCGACGGCGAACCTCTCAGACGACCATTCCGGGCTCGTGCCCGCCGACGGCGTCTACGCCGGCCGCGCCACGTTCTCCGGCGAAGGTCAGTCGTATCCGGCCGCGATCTCTGTGGGCACGAACCCGACCTTCCAGGGCAGTTCCCGCCGAGTCGAGGCCTACGTGCTCGATAAGGAATTCGGCGAATTCGACGTCTACGACCGTGAGATGACTCTCGAATTCGTCGCCCGCATCCGCGGCCAGGTCGCCTTCACCGGCATGGACGACCTCATCGTGCAGATGCACGAGGACATCGCCGATGTGCGCGAGGTCCTGCACACCTGA
- the truB gene encoding tRNA pseudouridine(55) synthase TruB yields MSESSPQGILVCDKPQGLSSHGVVSRIRRWYGTKKVGHAGTLDPMATGVLVLGLGRGTKLLTYITGVSKTYLATIRLGSSTPTDDADSGPDCFAVPADLATVDTPAIEAAVAKLRGPIDQVPSAVSAIKVDGKRSYARVRAGEDVQLKARRVEISSFEIIDIRFSAADGHIDVDVEVDCSSGTYVRALARDIGTDLGVYGHLTALRRTRVGDFELDQAVTLPADLDTAPPALMPLAEAARTFLPVVTVRTEQAIALMQGKVVATEGSSASADSVVAVICDDVLVSVAEVRRDGGLKSLTAFAIDLA; encoded by the coding sequence GTGAGCGAATCTTCCCCGCAGGGCATCCTCGTCTGCGACAAACCGCAGGGCCTGAGTTCCCATGGTGTGGTCTCCCGCATCCGCCGCTGGTACGGAACGAAGAAGGTCGGTCATGCCGGCACCCTCGATCCGATGGCCACCGGAGTGCTCGTGCTCGGCCTCGGCCGCGGCACCAAGCTGCTCACCTATATCACGGGAGTCTCGAAGACCTATCTGGCGACGATCCGCCTCGGGTCCTCGACCCCGACCGATGACGCGGACTCCGGACCCGACTGCTTCGCCGTGCCCGCAGACCTCGCCACCGTCGACACTCCGGCGATCGAAGCCGCTGTCGCGAAGCTGCGCGGACCCATCGACCAGGTGCCCAGCGCGGTCTCGGCGATCAAGGTCGACGGCAAACGCTCCTATGCGCGTGTGCGCGCCGGCGAAGACGTGCAGCTGAAGGCCCGCCGCGTCGAGATCTCCTCGTTCGAGATCATCGACATCCGCTTCTCCGCCGCCGACGGCCATATCGATGTCGATGTCGAGGTCGACTGCTCCTCGGGAACCTACGTGCGTGCCCTGGCCCGCGACATCGGCACCGACCTCGGCGTCTACGGGCATCTCACTGCGCTGCGCCGGACTCGAGTCGGCGACTTCGAACTCGACCAGGCGGTGACTCTGCCCGCCGATCTCGACACTGCGCCCCCCGCACTCATGCCCCTCGCCGAGGCGGCCCGCACCTTCCTGCCCGTCGTCACTGTCCGGACGGAGCAGGCCATCGCACTCATGCAGGGCAAGGTGGTGGCTACCGAGGGCTCGTCCGCGAGCGCAGACTCGGTAGTGGCGGTCATCTGCGATGACGTGCTCGTCTCCGTCGCCGAGGTGCGCCGCGACGGCGGTCTCAAGTCGCTGACCGCCTTCGCCATCGACCTCGCCTGA
- a CDS encoding ligand-binding protein SH3 — protein MGKHSSPKPSFAKQLVRDLTPNKRSSGRHSANVPSTATSVLATVKQRPVVAAIAVPAAATAAVVGSTVVMGPPDTGNVTTEAANTTSEESTSPSQVSQDELDEQREKAGEEYLDKVKDDPKYKNKSSKTTLNVKTPKPKPTTESSASSSKSDDSSSSDEKSEKGEGTSSDTSAPPCSVSSSIESGLLPNAVNGYRAVCAKFPEVKTFGGRRPGTGSDHNTGEAVDIMITGSTGDRIAEYLIKNQGSLNVKYVIWKQRIWMPGKGWKGMEDRGSATANHFDHVHASFN, from the coding sequence TTGGGTAAGCACTCTTCACCGAAGCCGTCGTTCGCGAAGCAGCTCGTCCGGGATCTCACTCCCAACAAGCGCTCCTCGGGCCGGCACTCAGCGAACGTGCCGTCGACGGCGACTTCCGTGCTGGCGACCGTCAAGCAGCGTCCCGTCGTCGCTGCCATCGCCGTTCCGGCGGCCGCGACCGCAGCCGTGGTCGGTTCGACCGTCGTCATGGGACCGCCCGACACGGGCAACGTCACCACCGAGGCTGCGAACACCACCTCCGAGGAATCCACCAGCCCCTCGCAGGTGAGCCAGGACGAACTCGACGAACAGCGTGAGAAGGCCGGCGAAGAGTACCTCGACAAGGTCAAGGACGATCCGAAGTACAAGAACAAGTCCTCGAAGACCACGCTCAACGTCAAGACACCCAAGCCGAAGCCGACCACAGAGTCCTCGGCCTCCTCGAGCAAGAGCGATGACTCCTCATCCTCGGATGAGAAGTCCGAGAAGGGCGAAGGCACTTCGAGTGACACCTCGGCTCCGCCGTGCAGCGTGTCCTCCTCGATCGAATCCGGCCTGCTGCCGAACGCCGTCAATGGCTACCGTGCCGTGTGCGCGAAGTTCCCCGAGGTCAAGACCTTCGGCGGACGCCGCCCGGGCACCGGTTCGGATCACAACACCGGTGAGGCTGTGGACATCATGATCACCGGATCCACCGGCGACCGCATCGCCGAATACCTCATCAAGAACCAGGGCAGCCTCAACGTCAAGTACGTCATCTGGAAGCAGCGCATCTGGATGCCCGGAAAGGGCTGGAAGGGCATGGAGGACCGCGGCTCCGCCACGGCCAACCACTTCGACCACGTGCACGCCTCTTTCAACTGA
- the rbfA gene encoding 30S ribosome-binding factor RbfA, translated as MADPTRARKIADQIKVIVASTIERRLKDPRLGFVTVTDVRVTGDLQHATIFYTVYGDDQDLVGTGKALESAKGFIRSEVGKGLTIRLTPSLEFIADAVPEAAARLDGLLAQAAADDARVAGLAKNAQPAGESDPYKKTDGTDED; from the coding sequence ATGGCAGACCCGACTCGGGCTCGCAAGATCGCCGACCAGATCAAGGTCATCGTCGCGAGCACAATCGAACGCAGGCTCAAGGATCCGCGCCTCGGCTTCGTCACCGTCACCGATGTGCGGGTGACCGGCGACCTCCAGCACGCCACGATCTTCTACACCGTCTACGGTGATGACCAGGACCTCGTCGGCACCGGCAAGGCGCTCGAATCCGCAAAGGGATTCATCCGCTCCGAGGTCGGCAAGGGCCTGACGATCCGTCTGACCCCGAGCCTCGAATTCATCGCCGATGCCGTCCCCGAGGCGGCCGCCCGGCTCGACGGACTGCTGGCTCAGGCCGCCGCCGACGATGCCCGTGTGGCGGGCCTGGCGAAGAATGCGCAGCCTGCCGGAGAATCCGACCCGTATAAGAAGACCGACGGCACCGACGAGGACTGA
- the infB gene encoding translation initiation factor IF-2, whose translation MAKPRVHELAKELGTTSKNVLEKLQDMGEFVRSASSTLEAPVVRRVKEAFADSGSAEGQKSSGAKKSAKPAAKPGAPKPGAKPAPKPAAKQAPKSTPAKPTPAEADAPAAKSAPKPAAEPAAEASPAPTESAEPSAPEAKSAPKPGAPKPAAAAKPGAPKPGAPKPGGAGKPGAPKPGGRSARPGNNPFASSQGMPKPGGRGPKPGGRSGGQGGQGGRPGNNPFAPSQGMPKPGQKPRSGGDESSGGPRPAPRPGAPRPNPSMLKNSALNKPAPGRGRGGGRGNAPAGGPGGPGGAPAGGPRRGPGGGPGGRGSGRGRGSTQGAFGRGGGPRQKGRKSKRAKRAELEQMQAPSVGGVTVPRGDGNTPLRLRRGSSLADFAEKINTDPTNLVTVLFHLGEMATITQSLDEATFEVLGEELGYKIEIVSPEDEDRELLETFDIDLDAEAAEEDDEDLQARPPVITVMGHVDHGKTKLLDAIRSANVAGREAGGITQHIGAYQVEVEHEGQERKLTFLDTPGHEAFTAMRARGAKSTDLAILVVAADDGVMPQTIEALNHAQAAEVPIVVAVNKVDKDGANPAKVMQQLTEYNLVAEEYGGETMFVPISALKREGIDQLLESVLLTTDAALDLRANPDKSARGIAIEAKLDKGRGAVATVLVESGTLRQGDAIVCGTAYGRVRAMFDENGNQVDEAGPSRPVQVLGLSSVPRAGDSFISTDDDRTARQIAEKRDAIERNAAQARGRKRISLEDFTKALAEGKVDMLNLILKGDVSGAVEALEDSLLKIDVGDDVDLRIIHRGVGAITENDINLATVDNAIVLGFNVRPEAKARDLADREGVDVRYYSVIYQAIDDIENSLRGMLKPEFEEVQTGTAEIREVFRSSKFGNIAGSIVRDGLIKRNSTARVTRDGVVIGDNVSIESLRRFKDDATEVREGYECGIGLGKFNDLREGDIIETFEMQEKPRD comes from the coding sequence GTGGCAAAGCCCCGTGTCCATGAGCTCGCGAAAGAGCTCGGCACAACCAGTAAGAACGTCCTCGAGAAGCTCCAGGACATGGGCGAATTCGTTCGCTCTGCTTCCTCGACACTCGAAGCGCCCGTCGTGCGCCGGGTGAAGGAAGCCTTCGCCGATTCCGGATCCGCCGAGGGCCAGAAGTCCTCCGGCGCGAAGAAGTCCGCGAAGCCGGCCGCAAAGCCCGGAGCCCCGAAACCCGGTGCGAAGCCCGCACCCAAGCCCGCCGCGAAGCAGGCACCGAAGTCGACCCCAGCGAAGCCGACCCCCGCCGAGGCGGACGCCCCCGCTGCGAAGTCCGCACCGAAGCCTGCCGCTGAGCCGGCGGCCGAAGCGAGCCCGGCACCGACCGAGTCCGCCGAGCCCTCGGCACCCGAGGCGAAGTCCGCACCGAAGCCCGGAGCACCCAAGCCCGCTGCCGCAGCGAAGCCGGGAGCTCCGAAGCCCGGAGCTCCGAAGCCCGGCGGCGCCGGCAAGCCCGGTGCCCCGAAGCCCGGAGGCCGTTCGGCTCGTCCCGGCAACAACCCCTTCGCGTCCTCGCAGGGAATGCCCAAGCCCGGCGGCCGCGGTCCCAAGCCCGGTGGACGCTCCGGCGGTCAGGGTGGCCAGGGCGGACGCCCCGGCAACAACCCGTTCGCACCCTCGCAGGGAATGCCGAAGCCGGGTCAGAAGCCCCGCTCGGGCGGCGACGAGTCCTCGGGCGGCCCGCGTCCTGCACCGCGTCCCGGTGCACCGCGCCCCAACCCGTCGATGCTGAAGAACTCGGCACTCAATAAGCCCGCTCCCGGCCGTGGTCGCGGCGGCGGACGCGGCAACGCTCCCGCAGGCGGTCCCGGTGGCCCAGGCGGAGCCCCTGCCGGCGGTCCTCGTCGCGGACCCGGCGGCGGCCCCGGTGGTCGCGGCTCAGGTCGCGGTCGCGGAAGCACCCAGGGTGCCTTCGGCCGCGGCGGCGGTCCCCGTCAGAAGGGACGGAAGTCGAAGCGGGCGAAGCGCGCAGAGCTCGAGCAGATGCAGGCTCCCTCGGTCGGTGGAGTCACCGTTCCGCGCGGAGACGGCAACACGCCGCTGCGTCTGCGTCGCGGCTCGTCGCTGGCCGACTTCGCCGAGAAGATCAACACGGATCCGACGAACCTCGTCACCGTGCTCTTCCACCTCGGTGAGATGGCGACGATCACCCAGTCCCTCGACGAGGCGACCTTCGAGGTCCTCGGCGAGGAGCTCGGCTACAAGATCGAGATCGTCTCACCCGAGGACGAGGACCGTGAGCTGCTCGAGACCTTCGACATCGACCTCGACGCGGAAGCCGCTGAGGAAGACGACGAGGATCTCCAGGCTCGTCCGCCGGTGATCACCGTGATGGGTCACGTCGATCACGGTAAGACCAAGCTGCTCGATGCCATCCGCTCGGCCAATGTGGCCGGTCGTGAGGCCGGTGGCATCACTCAGCACATCGGTGCTTACCAGGTCGAGGTCGAACACGAGGGTCAGGAGCGCAAGCTCACCTTCCTCGACACCCCGGGTCACGAGGCGTTCACCGCCATGCGTGCCCGCGGTGCGAAGTCGACCGACCTCGCAATCCTCGTGGTCGCCGCCGATGACGGTGTGATGCCGCAGACCATCGAAGCACTCAACCACGCTCAAGCGGCCGAAGTGCCGATCGTCGTGGCCGTGAACAAGGTGGATAAGGACGGGGCGAACCCGGCCAAGGTCATGCAGCAGCTGACCGAATACAACCTCGTGGCCGAGGAATACGGCGGCGAGACGATGTTCGTGCCGATCTCCGCGCTCAAGCGCGAAGGCATCGACCAGCTGCTCGAATCCGTGCTGCTGACCACCGATGCTGCACTGGACCTGCGGGCCAACCCCGACAAGTCCGCTCGCGGCATCGCGATCGAAGCCAAGCTCGACAAGGGCCGCGGTGCTGTCGCGACCGTCCTCGTCGAGTCCGGCACCCTGCGTCAGGGTGACGCCATCGTCTGCGGCACTGCCTACGGACGTGTGCGTGCGATGTTCGATGAGAACGGCAACCAGGTCGACGAGGCGGGTCCGTCCCGTCCCGTCCAGGTGCTCGGTCTCTCCTCGGTTCCGCGTGCCGGGGACTCGTTCATCTCCACCGATGACGATCGCACCGCCCGGCAGATCGCTGAGAAGCGCGACGCCATCGAGCGCAATGCCGCTCAGGCCCGCGGTCGCAAGCGCATCAGCCTCGAGGACTTCACCAAGGCACTGGCCGAGGGCAAGGTCGACATGCTCAACCTCATCCTCAAGGGCGATGTCTCCGGTGCCGTCGAGGCGCTCGAGGATTCGCTGCTCAAAATCGATGTGGGCGACGATGTCGACCTGCGGATCATCCACCGCGGCGTCGGTGCGATCACGGAGAACGACATCAACCTGGCCACGGTCGACAACGCGATCGTCCTCGGCTTCAACGTCCGTCCGGAAGCGAAGGCTCGCGACCTGGCCGACCGCGAAGGCGTCGACGTGCGCTACTACTCGGTCATCTACCAGGCGATCGACGACATCGAGAACTCGCTCAGGGGCATGCTCAAGCCCGAGTTCGAAGAGGTCCAGACGGGCACCGCGGAGATCCGCGAGGTCTTCCGGTCGTCGAAGTTCGGCAACATCGCCGGTTCGATCGTCCGCGACGGTCTCATCAAGCGCAACTCGACCGCTCGCGTCACCCGCGACGGTGTCGTCATCGGCGACAACGTCAGCATCGAATCGCTGCGTCGGTTCAAGGATGACGCGACCGAGGTCCGCGAGGGCTACGAGTGCGGTATCGGACTCGGCAAGTTCAACGACCTGCGCGAAGGCGACATCATCGAGACCTTCGAGATGCAGGAGAAGCCGCGCGACTGA
- a CDS encoding YlxR family protein produces the protein MNAGDGPVRTCIACRQKDDRNALTRFVFRPDQHPAVVHDVSATLPGRGAWVHPDEKCLTKARTTAAFARAFRTKITASDLPGPDTEPKENG, from the coding sequence GTGAATGCTGGCGATGGACCCGTAAGGACGTGCATCGCCTGTAGGCAGAAGGACGATCGGAACGCACTGACACGCTTCGTGTTCCGTCCCGATCAGCACCCGGCCGTCGTCCACGACGTGTCAGCGACACTTCCCGGACGTGGTGCCTGGGTACATCCCGATGAGAAGTGCCTGACGAAGGCACGGACCACTGCCGCCTTCGCTCGAGCCTTTCGAACGAAGATCACCGCCTCGGACCTTCCGGGGCCGGATACCGAACCCAAAGAGAACGGGTAG